Within Falco cherrug isolate bFalChe1 chromosome 12, bFalChe1.pri, whole genome shotgun sequence, the genomic segment GTAAGAATTTttgctaacattttttttcttttatacaaaGTTTAAAGAGTTAAAGTCTATATTAGAGATATTAATGAActaaagattttaatttcatgtgtTAAACAAAGTGTCTGATATAATCTCAGGAAACAtctaaagtaaatgaaaaatagtaatGTGTAAAAcgtactgaaataattttccttaaacATCTTAATCAAGTATATTTTgcttatttccattttccctgaaaaaaagtaTGATTTATCAAAACCTCATTTTAACACTATACATGCATACATCttcttggaaattattttttgtgctCACTAAAGTAGCTGGGCAACATCCTGTTTGCTTTAATGGTATGCCAACAAGGCCATGTAGCAAACCGcacctattttttttaattccaaatcaGAGCTGCTTGacagacaaaaatgaaaaaccCTCCCTGTGTGATATTTCAGATCAGCAGGACCCTTCATTTGTTATTCTGTTGGGTTTACTTTAATAATATTGTAATAAGTGTGAGGTAATTCTGGAGGGTCTTTTCCAGATCTTGCCTCCTTAATGTACAGGCACAAGTTTGGAGACCCACAGCCTGATCCTGCCATCCCTAACCACCAGCACTCTCGTCACGGGGTCTCTCTCTCCAAGCCCTCCATCCAGGCACAGCTTTCAGTGGTGGCTAAGGACATCCCAGCCGGGGACGAACTGGCAGAGGAGCATTTAGCTATCCCAGTGACACTCCCCGGGGCTCAGGGAGGATCAGGCTTGTGGCTAATGCATTAGGAAAAAGCACTGGCACTTCCAGTCTGACTATTTCAATTATTAGTTTAAttcagtttgtatttattttccaacatttaaaaaaaaagaaaaccaaaaaccccacatacAAAACTTTTAGAcgcattataaaaataaaatgaaatttgggGTTCCTAAATGCtgtaaataaacataaaatcCTGAAGCAGCATTGTTTTGGATataattaaactgatttttacCTGGTTATCAAGGAGGGAAAACAAtctggttggggttttttttgtggtagtaatattttttttcaagattctGGAAATAAGTAACATACAATTTTAAGAGGCACTTACTAGAATGATTCATAACcttctcttcagtttttgaagaatttttaaaaattgagtaCAATTTAACAACAGCAAATGTTCATTTATTATAGCAACATATTACTTCAAACTCATTTGCCAAGTGGCTGCAGATGCTACACATCaagctgtttattttcccaaatattttgtgggtttgttatttaaaaaaaaaaaaggcttgaaaataataaaaaattaataataataataataatataataataataaagaagaagagtaagaattaaaaaaaaaaaaaaaaacaaaaaaaaaactgaaCTGTTAGAAAAGGTTCGTTAAGGTAGTTTGTGAGGGGCTCCCGGATTCGTGGCTGTCCAAGTTAGAGGTCACTGATGTCACTACAGTGATAGTGGGATTGGTCAGGTCTGTTAAAGTGGTCGCAGTGCCGGGTGGAGTGAGTGCGCCGCTGTCTGCTGAGGGCGGTGCCGGAAGTGAGGTGCCATCAGCTTTATCGACACCCCCATTCTCCTGCCGCAAAAGGTTCCTTCTGAATTTGGCTCTTGCGTTTTGAAACCAAACCTGCAAACCAATCCCAATTGATTTCTTTACCGATGCTTGTTTCgctttgcttatttttgtcttttgttcttgcttttatgtcattttttgatgtttgtttttgtgtggCAAGTCACCTAAGTCACTCTATAGATTCATTTGCTGCTGGTGGAACCGGCTCTTTCACAGGTGGGACCCTGTGTACGAGGCCCAGTGCTACAGGTGCTCACCAGTACATTGCAGCCTGGTGTGCAGACCTCATAGAGCAGCCTTAAGAAAAATCTGCTCGGTCACTCACCCAAAGAAAGCAACTTTCTTAATGGCCATGTGGTGTATTCTTAAGTTGTGTCGGTTTGGGGTCAAGACACGTGATAAAGATCGAGGGAAGGGGTGAATGAGCAGATTTTTGCCAAGGCTGAAAGTTTGCCTTCAtcattttaaaagactgaagaagGAGCGGTAATTACACCATCCCTATCACACAGATTGTTGATATGGGTAACCTagtctttctgttctgtaaggttcactgaaaatgttttaggTGACATGTAACATAGACAAGGAATTGCTGCTAATAGATTCTCCTACCTCGATCACTGCCCTTCTTTGGCACTCTGCATATAATACACACCTCGCTTTACCTTCATGGAGCTAGCACACATCAtatagggatttttttaaaggtaattcaCTAGGCTGTCCTTCACAGGGAAGTGACTTTTTACTGTGTGGGCCCATTAAGGTAACAGCTGTCTGACAGGCATTGGGAAAGGGAGCCGGCTGGTTTTGGAGGATCATGTTGGTGAAATCTTGCTTCCTACACATTGGGGGATCTGCTCACTGAGGGGCCACATTAACAACTTCAGGGGAGCCCAAAGGCTTCACCCAGTGTGTATAAAATCAGTAGATTGGCTACCTCTACCCTTAATAAGGTCACCACAGAGAGACTACAGGTCCCAGGATATCTACTGGGCTGGTAGACTCTGGAGCTGGTTTCCTCACGTTGAGGCTGTCACTAATTACAAATCACATTTTAGTATTTGGCTGCCTTGGAGTGGTAGGGCATACATTCGGCACTCCTGCCATGTAATACCTTACCCCTCTGCACACCCACTAGGGACACACCTAGCAGAAGTGTTTCTACATGCATTGCTACCATTACACGTAAGGGAAATGCTATTGACTGGCAGGGGTAGGGGAACATTCTGTCAAGCCTGTGATGTGGCTTCTTACCTGCAGAACTCTCTTGGTCAGGCCTGTTTTCTGGGCAAGCTGCTTGAGGTCCTTGGCATCTGGGTTGTGGTTGATAGCAAAGTAGGACTTCATGGTACGAAGCTGGTGGTGTTTGAAGGAGGTGCGCATGCGCTTTGTCTTCTGGGATGGGGGATAAGGCTGCTGGTCTCTGTCCAGGTGATCTGCCTCATTCTCATTACAACCTGGTCaatgaacaaaatgaaacaaggtGTTAGTGGCTATGCATTGTGTAGGATAAACAAACCAAGGCAGAAATCTTGAGTCATGTACTGtttggaaggaaggaaacaagtgagaaaggaaggaaaaagggaagggcTAAGATGGTGCAAGGATAAGTATGATGTGGTTattaaataagacaaaaaaaatccagaagattACCTTTTCCTATTCTTAAAACATGCTATGTCCCCTGGGCCTGTACCTACTAAGGGCAGACTTAGAAAGTTCTCTCTCCtttggcatttattttcaaacaagtATTTTCCCTGTGGTGATGGTTTTGCTTTGGGCGCTGAAAGAGTCATTTGAAATCTCATTCAGATTTTGAAATCTCACTCATTGAAACACTCTTAGCTTGAGAGAAGCATAAAGGTCAAACCAGCATTTTGAAAGTTCCTGACTTTTTCCCTAAGTCACAAGCACCTATAAAAGGAGATGTACAGCAGGAAGGTTTGTTATGACAGTTCATCAAGAAAGCATGAAATCTAGTGGGTTTTTgccaataaaataaatgcttttggaCTCTGCCTGGGAGTTTATATGAGCTGCTCAAAGACCTTCATCTGTAAACCATGTCTAGAAAGCAGTTGCATCAAGGCTTGATTCAGTCCCTCAAACTCAATCCAAATCAGCAGTAGCTCTTAGTTGGTAGTGATTTAGGACACTTCTGTGAGCAACCAGCTAGTGGCTCAAAACTTTGAGAGAATTTCCCTGCTTTCCCTGAATCAGGATTTTCAAAGTGTCTCTCAAAGATGAATTTGTTTCTGATTACACTTTTATGAGTGTGAACGTACACAAGACTTGCAGCTGTTCAGGAACCATGGCATCATTACTttatattggggaaaaaaataacagtattggcaaaaaaaaagcaagacaggcatctatatttttcttttcatcttaaaaaaaaaggggggttaCCAATTTATAGGATCTCATTTTATAGAGATAGGTCAGTCACACAAGAGAAAATGAATGATGTCATCATAGCAGGGAATATTAATTAAAGAAcagctaattaaaaatgtttcagaatgCCTGTAAACTAGACCAAGTTTCATTAGTTGCTCGTTTGcattttttaactgctttgcCATAGTTATTGGATTATTTACTAGGCCTAGTTGATCCCTacttctcaaaaaataaaaaggaagggggagggagaaggtgaAAGAGGGGGAGCACACAATGCAGAGACTGATGCTGACAGTGCTAAAAACAGAGTCAAAGCAACTTGAAaccaggagaaaataaaaagcttcttgaaggttttttctcttttgaattgTAAGACAAGTCAACATGAACAGACGCCAGTAAGACAACACTTTGACAGATAATCAGGTGAATATTTAATTACAGCTAGATTCGCTTCTAGTCTTGGTAAGAAGTATCTGCACTTTCAAAGTAAGctgacacttctgaaaataccaGGGGTTGAAAATTGcctttaaaacaatttcagacCAGATTTGGATTGTATTTACTCCTTGTTTTCACAAGCAATCCCACTGCCTTCAGTCAAACTACGTGGGCCGTAACTTATGAGCTGACATAAATCAGAGTACCAGACTTCAGTCCTCAGGTTTTACTTCAGAGAGTTGCAAGCTGTTTGTTTGTGTAGTTTTCTTTGGGTCACTCAGGtttacagcagcaaagcaaacttCCTTGGGCTCCCTCTGTCCTGCTTACTGCCTTTGTTTCTGTGATCTACTTTTCTGTCTGTGATCTActttattttggcttttattttcaagagaaaacaggaagaggGCTCCAAGCATCCTCAGACAATCCTAGTTTATACAGTGATTAGCTCATTCTCTGTTTTACATGAGTGAAACAGCATTATGTGGTTTGGCCACCTCACAGAGCAGAGTTTTACACTATCGCCTGGAGAACTAAGGGGAAGCAAAAAATCAGGCAAGACGTTATTGCTCATTTCTTTGCAGTGGGACTGGGGGgttgtttaattttgctttggaaagagctagaacagtttgctttttattgcCAAGAATTCTTCAGCTGTACTCTTCGTagtttttcacacacacacacatacacacggAGACATATATAATGAAATAAGTAAACAGCTCTTTGAGTAACAGCTGcgtaaaatattttcctatctTCTTCACCATCTCATTTCTATATCCTGTGGGCTGTAAGTCAACACAGTTTCCCTCAAATTACATATTAATTCTATGATATAAGAGGTAATATAGAGAAAGCCTTGAATGTTTTAAGTACTTTTGAAtagtttcttccatttttcacaTTAATTCCAGACAGCTCACAAGTATGAATGGCTTTTACCTCATAACGTTTTGAGTTATTTATCGTTGTGTTTCCACTTTACAACCGAGGAGCcgagaaacagaaattaaactaCTAAACAAAACAGAGACTAAAAAGCCTGTTGTAGACCCGGCAGCAGAATCTGATTTTCCATTCTGGCCCTGTGCTCAGCCCCCCACAGCAGAACGCGCGCACCAGTCCGAGCCAGGTACTGCCGGGTCGCTTGCACACACAAGTGTTTACGCTCAGCGTGGTGAAGTTATTAGCTTAATCAGAGTTTCGGGTTTAAGGGTTGGGCCCGTTTCCTAGCGTGGCTTGCCATATGGGTGCGGGCACCCTGGGGCGCGGCTCCCACCGGACAGCGGGCGCAAGAGCTGGGCCGAGCCGCGGCGGGCTGGGAGGCGGAGCGCTGCCGGCCCTCGGCTCCGCTCCAGCGCGGGCAGGTGGTGTGCGGCCAGGGGCGCCTGTGCCCCACTGGACCCTCCCCGGGCCGGGGAGCCCGGAGCGGGATCGGCCccgcgggggctgcgggagccCGGCCAGCCCAGCCCGCCCTGCGGGGCACCGGGCCGGAGGAGCCCGCGGAAGGGCTGCGGGGCCCCCCTGCGGGTCCCACCCGCCTCCCTTCTCCCTCGGACGGCGGCAGCTATGTATCCGACCTTTCATTTTCCGTGGACCGGTTGCCCTTTGTAAACGATTACGTGCAAGAGCAGTTACTGGATCACAGGGCACAGAATGAAAACTGCGTGCAGGAAAGCTGCTGCCAgatatttaaagatattttttttctttcgaGAAGCGTTTTCATCCACTGCAACTCATTTCGTAATTGCTAGATACTCGCTTTCCTCCCCCTGGGTCTGGAGCGCAGTGGGTTGGAGTCGTTTGCACCGGATGCACGGTTTGGCtgcaaactgtattttctcGGGACCATGTGTCAACCCTGGACATTGCtagataatattttaaaagaaaaaaaaaaaaatcacagcccAAACATATCAGATTTCTCAGCCACCTAGCCCCAGCCCAAAGCATCAGCTTGAGCGTTTGTtgctttgggctttttttctctccgtTGCCCGGAGAATTGTGAGATCTCAATGCAGTGATCTGGATTTTCTTAATGGGTAGTGCTTTTTAATCTCATTTGGAATCAGTGGTATTTCCTTTCTGCCCCGTTGTTGTAAAGAAGGAGAGTTTTAAGACTAGCAGACAAAAACTACGATGGCGTTCGCAAACAACGTCTCTCTGGAGTCCTGACCTGGAGTTTAAGAGGTGTTCTATCATAtccacaacttttttttttttttttcctcgaTTTCTGGTCCTAATTCTAACGATAAATTGTCCCTAGAGCTATTTCCGTTTAGGGGCCTGGGGAACGTGGTGATGGTGTGCGATCAGAGACAGCGCAGACCGAAGAGAGGGCGTAGGGGGACCCGCCGCCCGAGTCCTGGCTGCGCTACAGGTTCACTTTTCTTTAGCCGCTTTCAGCATTGATTGGAAACCGCTCCGTAGCCAGGGATTCCAATGTCATCTTCAATTAACAAGGAACAATTAGCGCAGTGATTACCCTGGCTCCAAGGTCTACGCATCAGAGGAGATGAAATAGCCTTGCACAGCTACCCAGTTCCCAGCTGAAGCCCGTTTCAGACGCAGCCCTAGAGGAGGTGCcgggggagggatggggggcggcggggggcggtggAGGATTGCTTGTGGATCGCTTGTGGATCTCGATGGCGGCGGGCTGAACTTGGGTGGAGGGGAGAGAACTCGGGGCCGAAAGCCGTGCACTTTTACCGACCCGCGTTTGTTGGAAGGGGCGGCCCCGAGCCCTCTCCCGGCTCCCTGGCGCAGCCAGCGGTCGGCAGCTACGCGCGGTCCACGCCGgaagccccctgccccggccggAACGGCTCTCCATGGGGAAGCCCTTTGCACCGCTCCTGCTTCCCGGACGCTTCTTTCCTCCTTACCGTCCGTGGGGAGCTTCACTTGCACTGAAATAGTTTTTGGAGTGGGTAGCTCGTTAATTCGGATTTACCCTTACTGTTTTCCTCTTCCGTCTACTGAAACGCCGCTTAAACTGCTCGACCATACCCGAAACTTTTACCTCTGGCCCCTAACACGGTGTGTTCAGACACGGTTTGGGCACTTAAGTGACTGGAGTTCGGGAAGGTAATTAAAACAGGGCAACACTTGTTTCTTTCCTACCGTTGAGATAGCAGAAGCCGTTCTCCTTAACTGCATTTGTTAGGGCTTAGTTACAGGGAACAAAATTTATTCGTTGGCCTGATGTACAGTTTGATCGTTTATGTGCCAGTAAACAGAATTATTTAGCCTGAAGAACTAATTACTGTAAACTGAATGTCTAAATCGAGTTATGTCCATACTGCGTTGGCATTGTAGGAGCTATATACCCTAACCtttattctatttctttttttcctcgATCTGCCCGGTTCCTTCTAATTTGAGGTCTCACTGGTGAAGTGCTTTTTGCtactaaaatacaaataatgatAACGGTATCTCGGAGGTTCCTATTGAGAAAGGGTGCTGTGGTTTTagggctgggatttttttttctttttttttttctttaccctgGGAAGTGGCTAAGTTTGGGTGTTTGACATTGATAGGCAAAGACAACCTTTGAGGAGGGCTGCTGTTAGCTTTCCTGCAAACGCTCCAGCCCTCAGAGGGctgtttgtttgattttccaGTGGTTAAGCAGGATGCCTAGCCAAGGGAGCCCGAGAACGCGTTTGCTGGAGGCGCGGGAGCGAGGGTCAGCGTGCGGTGCCCACCTGAGTTGTAGCTGACGATGTCCActcccagggcagggctctTTCGTTTCCTGGGCCTCCCCTTCTGCACTGTGCCAGTGCCGTTGAAGTAAGGCAGGGCCAGCCCTCCGCTCTTGGCAGCCAGCTCGGTGTAGCTCAGCTGAGGGGGATATTCTCCTTGCAAAAGGGACTCGAAGTGGGCCCTGCAGTAAACCAGGTTGTCCTTCATGCCAAAGTGATCGCCTGTGGTCAGAGTCTTGTTGCAGGTGGTGCAGGTGAAGCAGCTCAGGTGATAAACCGACTCCCTGGCTCTCATGACCATTTCAGAGGCTGAGATCCCAAGGTGGCAGCGGGCACATCTCTGCACGGAGAACCttctgaaggaaacagaaaagtggGCATCACCTAGCAAGGCAAAGGCAGCCTTGCCCCGGTGCCGCCCGCCTCCTCTCCCGGTCAGGGGCTGTCGGCGGGGCGCCGGTCCCCGCCAGGGTCGTGCCCTCCCCGGCCCCAGCACGGCCCCTGCTgccggccgcggcccccggcccgcgcCGGGACTGGCTCCGGGCCCACCACCGGCGAGCCGGCGCCGGGGTCCCGGGGCAAAGGCCGCGCACTTTCCGCCGCGCTGACCTGTCCGCTCCGCACCCTGCGCAgcgccctcccgccgcccggGCGCACGGagagcggcgcggcggggcaCGCCGGTCCCCGCTCCCCGGCCCTCCGGCAAAGGCAAGCGGGGCCGCCCGCAGCTGAGCCCCGGGAAGCTGTAACGCACAGGCAGCGGGTGCCCGGTGCGGGCCCCCCGCGGGACAGCGGCGACGCTgggcagggggcggcgggcTCCTGCGGGCGAGGGctccgccgccccccccgggcCCGCTGCCCGGCCCGCGGGGaaccagcaggctgagggcGGGGGGAGCTTTCGCTGGGTCTTACGCTGGTATTTACGGAGGGAAAGCGCGGAGCGGCGGGAGACCCGAGGTCTTCTCCTTCGCCTGTTTGTGCACCGCCACGCATTCCCCGTCGGCGGGTCCCCTGCTGCTCCTATCAGTTTGCAAACGTGTGAGAGTTTTGGAGGGGACACGTTTCCAGGATTAAGGACTTGCTGACTGCGGCAAGCTACCTTTGAAAGCCCACGTGAAGAAAAGAGCGTTTCGGTTCGTAATGCCTTTTGAGGGGATGCGCTTTTGAACCCGTGGGGACTGGTTGCTGTACCTGTAGTAATCCTCCTTGCAGTAAATACTGCCGTCCTTGGCAAAGCAGGTGAGTTCTGACTCCAAAGCCAGTTTACATTCACAGCACTTAAGACACCTGAGGTGCCATTGTTTGTCAACAGCCAGCAGGTAATATCTGTCTGAGATCTTCCCTCCACAACCAGCACACAAAGCAGGCTTCTCGGGGCTCATTGGGGGCATGTTCTGCAAAACAACCACACCACAAGGGGATGAGACAGGGACAGACAGGCAGGGCGGGGGACGgggtcctggcagggcccgGGGCTCGTACACAGGGACTGCTCCCCGGGACCCCTCTGCTCCCCGCGGGAAGCGTGAGGGGCAACCGGGACCATCCCCCCTAGGAAAGCGTTTGCCGGGGTTCAGCTTTCCCGTTTGTCCCGTTAACGGGCTCCCAGCGATCTAACGTCACTTCGGTGGGCGCAGCAGCCGCTCAGGCCTCGGCGAGccaagcagagctgctctcccctGCGGGACCGTGGGCGAAGCCTCCAGCTCCCCCTTACATTGGGCGTTTGAATCCTGGGCGCCCCGCAGGAGCGGCATTTTAAAGTAGGCAAATAGCGTTTTGCTGCAACAAAAGTTTATGGCAGAGGGTGCAGGCTTGCGCCGATTTCCCGGTAAATTTTCACCCGTGCTTAGCCCAGCCAAAACCTCGTCTCTAACGAAAGCCAGGCCGtgtaaaacagaagagaaaggagacaGGTGGATGGTGTAAAGACCGGTGAGCACGGACGCTTACCACCCGGCCAGGGCAGTGGACAGAAAGGTGGCACACGCTGCTTTCAGCTAAAACTAGCATCTTTTAAGCAGTAAACTTCTGCAAGTTCCCGTTAATCTCCTCCCCACGAGGAGTGTCGCTCGGGACAAAGGGAGTCGGAGGGACAGCGGAGACAAAAGCTCTGCCCTGAAACTCGGGGCAGCGTTTGCTGATAAAGtaacgggggaaaaaaagcctctcGAACAGTTCGTTCTAAAGTCGCAATTGTTTTAAAGTGGCAACTCCGTAATCATTTTCCAATCTGAAGTTGTGCTCCTagcccctcttccccccccccccccccccgcccaacAATTGAAAAGGCGAGTTGAATTTACATTGCAAATACTCATATAACAAAGCGGGAGTTTATTtaagagaagggaggaaggacTCCGTGGATCTCAAAGCCTGAGAGCAGTTTCCAGGCCGTTACTTTATGTGCAGAGCCTTGTGCGCGACCGGCGGAAGCCCTACAAGTCAGAGAAAggagctgtggctctgcaggacGCCCAGCGTGGCACTCGGCTCCTCGCCACCCGGCAGCACGTTTCTGCAGACCCTGGGCCTTTGGCTAAGGGAAGCGGAGATGCTACTGCTCAGCAAAGGAGCCGGCGGGCAGAACGTTCGGAGGGAGCGGTGCCGCGTTGTATCGATCCCGCACCTCAGACCAAAAAGGGTTACGAAAAGTAAGCGGTGGCGGTTTGCGGTTTAATTGAGGAGCTGCCAGGGGTGCAAGGAAAGCAGAGCGCACCCCGGGAGCTCCGGCTGCAGCCCCGCACGGCCGGGGCAGAGCGGCCGCAGCCGGCCGAGCAGGGGCATCAGTGCTCCGCTAGAAGGGCTGAAAAGCAGCCCCTGTTCGCATCGAAAATATTTTACCCCCGTTACTCCAGAGAGCACACGCAACGACATTGATTAGACAACTACAGAACTGAGCCTggccagcagagcagc encodes:
- the LHX9 gene encoding LIM/homeobox protein Lhx9 isoform X1 — translated: MEIVGCRAEENTCPFRPPAMLFHGISGGHIQGIMEEMERRSKTESRLAKGGQMNGRETNMPPMSPEKPALCAGCGGKISDRYYLLAVDKQWHLRCLKCCECKLALESELTCFAKDGSIYCKEDYYRRFSVQRCARCHLGISASEMVMRARESVYHLSCFTCTTCNKTLTTGDHFGMKDNLVYCRAHFESLLQGEYPPQLSYTELAAKSGGLALPYFNGTGTVQKGRPRKRKSPALGVDIVSYNSGCNENEADHLDRDQQPYPPSQKTKRMRTSFKHHQLRTMKSYFAINHNPDAKDLKQLAQKTGLTKRVLQVWFQNARAKFRRNLLRQENGGVDKADGTSLPAPPSADSGALTPPGTATTLTDLTNPTITVVTSVTSNLDSHESGSPSQTTLTNLF
- the LHX9 gene encoding LIM/homeobox protein Lhx9 isoform X2, which encodes MEIVGCRAEENTCPFRPPAMLFHGISGGHIQGIMEEMERRSKTESRLAKGGQMNGRETNMPPMSPEKPALCAGCGGKISDRYYLLAVDKQWHLRCLKCCECKLALESELTCFAKDGSIYCKEDYYRRFSVQRCARCHLGISASEMVMRARESVYHLSCFTCTTCNKTLTTGDHFGMKDNLVYCRAHFESLLQGEYPPQLSYTELAAKSGGLALPYFNGTGTVQKGRPRKRKSPALGVDIVSYNSGCNENEADHLDRDQQPYPPSQKTKRMRTSFKHHQLRTMKSYFAINHNPDAKDLKQLAQKTGLTKRVLQGEQIMGHYSQTSRRLKIP